Proteins co-encoded in one Arachis hypogaea cultivar Tifrunner chromosome 13, arahy.Tifrunner.gnm2.J5K5, whole genome shotgun sequence genomic window:
- the LOC140177780 gene encoding serine/threonine-protein phosphatase 7 long form homolog, which yields MLLIGTILFGDKSGAGVHWKFLPLLRDFVNIGQYSWGSALLAHLYRALCRASCYNCKEIDGPLTLLLGWAWIRLPYLSPLPREPCSFSLANRWCNWERGDRRFRYLKLDHFRKAFDELQEGQVAYAVDRVDPNIISAEIYMQSVVWSATIPLVSFECIEWHATDRVRRQFGFVQGIPIPEQNLDKAHGEVLIGPKNLNWATTPTHSSWVMHWTNKYHYVLSELPMPSQHSLDSYMNWYRTKYGDRLALSNLVGEENDEGNQDMDAGNEDTDGGNQDTDEGSQDMDEVNEEQEPHISLPNPPPQEQPQPSTQYLPQTQFTPSFPM from the exons ATGTTGCTGATCGGAACGATCCTGTTTGGGGATAAGTCAGGGGCAGGTGTGCACTGGAAATTTCTACCCTTGCTTCGTGACTTTGTCAATATTGGACAGTATAGTTGGGGCTCCGCATTACTAGCACACCTTTACAGGGCATTATGCAGGGCATCTTGTTATAACTGTAAGGAAATAGATGGTCCACTAACACTTCTACTCGGTTGGGCTTGGATCCGACTGCCATATCTATCGCCGCTTCCTAGAGAACCCTGCAGTTTTTCACTAGCAAACAG GTGGTGTAATTGGGAGCGTGGTGACCGACGATTTAGATATCTGAAGCTAGATCACTTTAGGAAGGCCTTTGATGAACTTCAGGAAGGACAG GTTGCTTATGCTGTGGATCGTGTGGATCCGAACATAATTTCTGCTGAAATCTACATGCAATCGGTTGTTTGGAGTGCTACAATTCCATTGGTGTCATTTGAATGTATCGAGTGGCATGCCACCGATAGGGTTAGGCGACAGTTCGGTTTCGTTCAGGGAATACCTATCCCAGAGCAGAATTTGGATAAGGCGCATGGAGAGGTTTTGATTGGTCCTAAGAATCTTAACTGGGCCACGACACCGACTCATTCTAGTTGGGTGATGCATTGGACAAACAAGTATCACTACGTTCTTTCTGAGCTTCCCATGCCTTCACAGCATTCATTGGATAGTTACATGAACTGGTACCGTACAAAATATGGAGACCGCTTAGCCTTGTCGAATCTTGTGGGTGAAGAGAATGATGAAGGTAACCAGGACATGGATGCGGGTAATGAGGATACGGATGGGGGTAATCAGGATACCGATGAGGGTAGTCAGGATATGGATGAGGTCAATGAAGAGCAGGAGCCACATATATCACTTCCAAATCCGCCTCCACAAGAACAACCTCAGCCCTCAACCCAGTATCTACCTCAGACACAGTTCACCCCATCATTTCCAATGTAG